Genomic segment of Oryza sativa Japonica Group plastid, complete genome:
TTGAGTAGGTTGAAAAAAGACATACAACCTTGGCAAGAACGACGTTCGGCAGAATATATGACCCATGCTCCTTTAGGCTCTTTAAATTCTGTGGGTGGCGTAGCTACCGAGATCAATGCAGTTAATTATGTTTCTCCTAGAAGTTGGTTAGCGACTTCCCATTTTGTTCTAGGATTCTTCTTTTTTGTGGGCCATTTGTGGCATGCAGGAAGAGCCCGGGCTGCTGCAGCAGGATTTGAAAAGGGAATCGATCGTGATTTGGAGCCTGTTCTTTACATGACCCCTCTTAACTAAGATTTTCTTATTTATACCTGTTCTACTGTTTTTTTCTGTTCTGGCTCGGTTATTCTATCTAGCCGAGCCATTCATTCCTTTCTATGAAAGAAAGATAAGGGGACAGAACAAAAAAAACAAATAAAGAAACAAACGTATTCAATACGCAAAAGAAAAGAGAGAGGAAAGCAAAAGGAGAGAGAGGGATTCGAACCCTCGATAGTTCCTAGAACTATACCGGTTTTCAAGACCGGAGCTATCAACCACTCAGCCATCTCTCCACAGCCTAATCCTTATTTTATTCCTACAAATAGAACATAGCCATACGAAATGACTCACTAACCTCTAGAAACATCTCAAATACAAATCCCTTTTCGATATATTTCTGTATACTGTATCCATGTATACAGGATCCGCTATATCCGCTTGTGAAATAAAGCATAAAACCCCCTCAACCCCATATCCAAATAAAAAAAGTGGTGAGTAATAAGTTTTAAAGAGAAGAATCAATGGATTCATGATTAAACCCCTCCTACTTCTTGTATTTTATTACAATTTTGATTAAGTGAGGGATCAAATATAATATGTAGTCAACTTTATTTGATGGTAACTTGGAGGATTAGAAATATGACTATTGCTTTCCAATTAGCTGTTTTTGCATTAATTGTGACTTCCTCAGTCTTAGTCATTAGTGTACCCCTTGTATTTGCTTCTCCTGATGGTTGGTCAAACAATAAAAACGTTGTATTTTCCGGTACATCATTATGGATTGGACTGGTCTTTCTGGTAGCTATTCTAAATTCTCTCATTTCTTAAATGTGTTTAGTATTTAGTAGCCCGATACAAAATAAAAAAGGGCCGTTTATTCGGATTGTGAGACGCATTAAAATGCAATTTGCGCCCCGAATTGATTGACAGACAATTAAATTAATAAAAAGAAAACTCAAATAGAAAATGAAACGGTCGACCCAGACATAGACGGTCGACCCAGGCGGATATACCCTATAAAATATAGGACGTAGCGAGCGTAGTTCAATGGTAAAACATCTCCTTGCCAAGGAGAAGATACGGGTTCGATTCCCGCCGCTCGCCAGCTTAATTTAGTAAGGTACTATGATAAAAAATTTAGTCTACTTTTATTAAAGTAATAGGTGTTAGTCTAGTACCGTACCCCTTTACTATCTTAACCCCCTTTGCACCCCACTCAAAAAAAGAGCACTACAGCGGCGGGAATCGAACTCGGCAACAGGGTTCCCTAAACCGGGGATTCACCGAAACAAACAACCAGCAAACAGCTTTTAAAGGGAAGGGAGATAGACTGTGCCTTTCTTTCATTTATTTTTTCTTTTCTGCAAGGTAGGGAGGGGGCCTTGAGAGTTCCTCTTGTGGTAGCAAGTTACTTCGCAACCTGCTCAATTTGGCCTTATAGGGTCGGGAACTAATGAATAAAAAGGGTTGGATACCGCCCAACCACCCAGCCCTCTACCATGTCTAGACAAATAGAATAGTTATTTTATACAGACTGCTAAGTGCGGAGACGGGAATCGAACCCGTGACCTCAAGGTTATGAGCCTCGTGAGCTACCAAACTGCTCTACTCCGCTCTGGAGCGCTGGAAACCGGTGGACGAAAAAGGTTGAATACAGGCCTCTACCATGTCTAGACAAATAGAATAGTTATTTTATACAGAATGGAGCGGGTAGCGGGAATCGAACCCGCATCGTTAGCTTGGAAGGCTAGGGGTTATAGTCGACGTTGGTTGATTATTATTAACGTCTCTAATTCAAAACCGAACATGAAATTTTGATTTCATTCGGCTCCTTTATGGGTATTCTCACCACTTAACATCTAAGTCAGCTTTTTTGTCTGAATGGAACCAAGGCTCTCTGCTTTCTAGATGATCCCTAAAGAGTAGGAGATAGAAATTTGCCTAAATCTATCTAATCTAATTACTTCGTTCCCTAATTTCATTTAAGAGATCCTGAGGAAAAGAATTGGGTTTCCACCGAGCTGAAACAATATGCTGATGGTTCTAGTAAACCAAAACTACCGTTTTTTAGCTATTTGGCTTCCATTTCCTTTTTTAACAAAAGAAGATTTAGTTACGATTGGAAATAAATTTTTTTGTATCTTCATCCATAGATCCTTTACTCATATTTAAAAAATTGGAATCCTTAATCCAATGCAAAATTATCTTCGCGACTCTGTACTCATAATCCAAATCCTATTTGTTTTTTGGATGCAATTTCAATTAGTCTTTGGGTACAAATCGCGAAAATGCATATTCTTCCTCAATATGCTATTGAGAGAAAAAGGAGTAAATCCTTTCTAAGAACTAAAGTTTTCATCGGAATATAAAAAACCTTAAGGACGCCTTAAGTATATCATTTCAAATTCAGTTATTAATAGAACGAATCACACTTTTACCACTAAACTATACCCGCTACATGTAAATTCTGATACCAACGCTACCCTTTGTCAAGGGTAGCCATTCGAGAAAGATGCTAATTCCCTCTTAGTTAATGAAACAGAGAAGGTTCCTCACAGTTAGCGGTTGGTACTTCGATCGCGGGCCTTTCCTTTACTTTCTTTTTGTTCAGAATTGAACAAAGAATTTGGGGAAGAAAACATCTTCCCCCACTTATCATGAAATCTGGGCCATAGAGAAAGAGTGAGATGTTTTTTTTTATTTATCATAGACACTTTCCCTATGGCTTGAGAGAAACAATAAATAACTTAAAGAAAAAGGCACATAGGAGCCGAAGGATTTACTTGATGTAAAGAAGATTCTGAATGTCTCTGCTTAGTCGATTCTCTCCGTTTAACTTTTTCTTCTCTTCTTTTCCACTCAATTCTAGTTTATTAGATTCTTGTTTAAAAGAATCAAAGAAGATGAATAGAACTAAGAACACACAAAAAAGAACATATAGGCCCGAGACCATTACCAAAAGTTCTTCCCAATAATCATATTGGGTATCTGTTCCCTTCCTTTTCCTATTAGGATGGGGCATGTTGGATTTTCCATATCCATATACCATCGAACCTTAAGGGTTCCAGAACCCTCCTTTTTTGCTAGTTTTCGGAAACGGAAAACCCTGAACCAGGAGCAGTATAAATTCTACTGCCCGCCTTTTACAAGAAAATTGGTGATAAAACTCCACTACAGTTTGTTCAAAATGCACCAATCAGAATCCCTTGAGAATATTCAAGTACCCTATTTCTAAGATATTTCTAAGAGAAGAGGTACCTGCTGAAAATCGCTTCAACAAATCCGCTTAAGAAAAATTGCAAAGTTTTGAACTCGAAGGTTTTTCCAAGGGATGCCTGTTAAAAATTGTTTCAACCTCTCACCAAAACAGACAAGAAGTATATCACTGAAAATTAATACCCAGCCATATGGGTATATGAAGGGCGCGAATTCGTTTATACCCCACCCAATTAGAGGAAATAAAACATAAATGGAGAAAGTTTTCATGATAAGATCAGCCAATAGAAGAAAAAAGTCCCTAATTTTTCAGACCGTTCTGAGCATGTGAAAAGTCAATAGCCTAAAGATAAAAAACCCTATACTTTGTGCAAGTGATAAGAGAGAATATGAAAGATTTTCCTATTTTTCTTGATTTTCTTAAGATTTTTTTGAACCTGACCATGAATAGACTTATATATCTCGATATATACAGATATAATGTACATTATGGAGTAGACCTATAATGGGAAATGAAAGTGGCCTAATTTTGGAATTGAATAAGAAGCCCTTTTAACTCAGTGGTAGAGTAATGCCATGGTAAGGCATAAGTCATCGGTTCAAATCCGATAAAGGGCTTTTTTTACTTAGTGGTAGAGTAATGCCGCGGTAAGACGTGAGTCAGTGGTTCAAATCCGATACAGTACTTTTCTACTAAATTCATTCACTTTCTTTCTTTTTGAAAATTTCTCTTTTTTTATTGAATTTGATAACTTAGTGCGAGATGCATGCATTTTTAGTTTAAACACTAAGCGAAGCAGGGGGGTGTAAATTCCAAAAAAGAAATTGGACTCTTTTTCCTATTAGATCAATCAAATCACTACCCGTACTGAACTAATATAGAATCCCTTTTATTAATCTATTCTTATTCCATATCCTTTATAAACGAATTTCCCTAAAAAGTAGGGGATGATCCGTGAATTAACCTAACCATCAACTAAAAAAAATCCTACAAAAGCATAATGGAAAAGTAGGAAGGACTCCTTGCTTTGGATCTAGTTATACTCTTCGAGTATATTGACAATTCCAAAAAACTGCTCATACTATCATTATAGTATAATGAGGAGCGGTTGTATACCGCCCTATCGTCTAGTGATGCCCCTATCGTCTAGTGGTTCAGGACATCTCTCTTTCAAGGAGGCAGCGGGGATTCGACTTCCCCTGGGGGTAGGGAGTATTATGAAAGGAGGTTAATCATAGATTATCAAAAACCCTAGAATAAATTCTTCCTGGGTCGATGCCCGAGCGGTTAATGGGGACGGACTGTAAATTCGTTGACAATATGTCTACGCTGGTTCAAATCCAGCTCGGCCCAAAAATCTAGGGCTTCGTGAATATGAGTTAAATCCATTTTTTTTCTTCCATAAAAAAGAATATTTGATCCATAGAAATAAAAGAAATAAAGGATAAAAAGAAAAGGGGAAATATCTTTCTAATCTATATCTCTTTCATTCCTCTCTTACAAACAAAAGACCTTTTCTTATTGGTTATTGAAAGGTGGATTATTATCTATTTTTAGCGATAATAAATCGCGACATACTAGTTATGTCATTCTCACTATACCCCCATACGATACGGGGGTATGTAGTATATGATTCGTCTATTTCTTAGAGTAGGACAGGCGAATATTCTTATTCTTATGGTTCCATTTAAGAATAAGTATGCCATACGCCCCGCGGGGATTGTAGTTCAATTGGTCAGAGCACCGCCCTGTCAAGGCGGAAGCTGCGGGTTCGAGCCCCGTCAGTCCCGAACTAGGGTTCAATGAATGGAGAAATTCATCTTTCCTTTTTCCATGAAAAAAGGGGGGCAGGAAGCAAGATCAAATACCTATGGGGTACCCCTATTTCACTTTTTTTAGTTCGCGTTTCTCAGTAAAGAGAGGAGAGTATAGGAATTTTTTTATCACTACTTCTGGTTGATAGCGAAAGACATACATATCATACGTGGAAGGGATCCTCCTATGTTATACTATTCCACTCTCAACCATGAATTGATTTGATAGATCCGATATTCATAATATTGAATTGATTCAGTATTATCAGAATGCAAGTCCTCCCCTTGAATTTACAGGATACCCTTTTCCCTCTCCATGGGATTACATCCCGAGTTATTGCGAAAAAAAAGAGGTTATGGAAGTCAATATTCTCGCATTTATTGCTACTGCATTGTTCATTCTAGTTCCTACTGCCTTTTTACTTATTATTTATGTAAAAACAGTCAGCCAAAATGATTAATTGGAAGTTCAATTAATCATTGAAGAAATGAAAAAGGGATTAAATAAAATAAAAATCCAAGTCTTAAATGAAAGGATCCGGTTGGAATCATAAAGTGTGGTAGAAAAAACTACATATAGTTTTTTCTACCACACTTTAGAGTCTTTCTATTATATTATCTTGAATCTACATAGAATAGATTACTAGATTGAAATAGTAGTCTAATTCAATTTCTTTTTTCACTGCATCCACTTAATTTCAATCAAGTCAAAATGAAAAAATCCATGGAGGGAGAGAAAAATAATATGAGAATAGACTATAGTAAAAGAAAAAAAGTAAAAGGAAAAAACCAGCGAATCTTTCATGCTTAAACATGTCGCGAAATGTTTCAAAAGAGCATAAAATTTATTTTAAGAACTAAGAATAAGAAAAGAATATAAAACAAATGGAAAATGTGCGATATGTTGGGAATAGCTCCGCGGAAGAAAATCTAAAGTTCTTATGTATAGAACTTTTTTAACCATGGGTCGCTTCTAGTAGCGATTATGAATTGCTCTCACCGCTCTTTCTATTTCTATTTTCTATTCTTTCTATTTCTATTCTACTATATAGAAATAGAAATAGAAAGAATAGAAAGACTCTTTCTTACAAGAGTTTCTTACAGGAGTGAAACAAAATTAAAGAAAGAGAGAAAGAATAAAGTTCGGCAAAATGATTAATGCAAAACGGTCAATTAAAGAAAAGAGTTGATACAACAATTCGACTACTCAATCAATTAGTAGTATCCCTAGAGTCCACTCCTCCCCCATACTACTAGTGAAAGAGAAAATGTAAAGACTACCATTAAAGCAGCCCAAGCGAGACTTACTATATCCATGTAAATTATGTCTCCTATTTCTATGAAGGAATTATTCTACTATTGATGAATAATCATAGTAGAATCAAGGGTACAGAGTCAAAAAGGGGTTCTGACCTAAGGCTATGGATGAATCAGTTCAAAGAATTTACTCTTAACAAATTCTTAGAGTATTTCTGGTAGAATTGGGGAGCATTAAGTATAAATATGATACATAGCCCTTTCTTATTAATAAAAGAATAAGGAAACGCTATCTCATCCCTATTGGTATCGGTTTGGGCCACTACTGCTAAAACAAACCCCAGTTTGAGGAAAGAACGGTGGGTTCTCAAAATCCAGTATCGCCGAGCCTTGTTATTCTCTTGCCCCAACTTATGCGGGGTGCAAATTTGTCGATTTGGATCAGTACTATAAGCCTAAGTA
This window contains:
- the psbM gene encoding photosystem II protein M, translated to MEVNILAFIATALFILVPTAFLLIIYVKTVSQND
- the petN gene encoding cytochrome b6/f complex subunit VIII — encoded protein: MDIVSLAWAALMVVFTFSLSLVVWGRSGL
- the psbZ gene encoding photosystem II protein Z (YCF9), which translates into the protein MTIAFQLAVFALIVTSSVLVISVPLVFASPDGWSNNKNVVFSGTSLWIGLVFLVAILNSLIS